The proteins below come from a single Cervus canadensis isolate Bull #8, Minnesota chromosome 2, ASM1932006v1, whole genome shotgun sequence genomic window:
- the LOC122437111 gene encoding olfactory receptor 2A12-like, with protein sequence MWMPPGQNQSWVSEFILLGFSSDPTTNRILFSAFLLLYLSSILGNGLIITLVCLDMHLHTPMYFFLCILSLLDMAYVTTTMPQMLVHLLSLSQTISFAGCWLQMYMFGALALTECFFLVVMAYDRYVAICYPLHYIVILSWGLCTRLSAGTWACGFFFSLIHTFFTMRLPYCGPNRVNHYFCEGPSVRNLACMDTHLIEMVDLVISVFMVVAPLSLIVASYIRIAQAIVKIKSMKARCKAFSTCASHLTVITFFYAPATYIYMRPNASYSPEQDKQVSLFYNVFTALLNPVVYSLRNKDIKEAFLKVMGKGRVAW encoded by the coding sequence ATGTGGATGCCTCCAGGGCAGAACCAAAGCTGGGTTTCTGAATTTATCCTGCTTGGCTTCTCCAGTGACCCCACGACCAACAGGATCCTCTTCAGCGCCTTCCTTCTTCTTTACCTGAGCTCAATCTTGGGCAATGGGCTCATCATCACCCTGGTATGCCTGGACATGCATCTCCACActcccatgtatttcttcctctgtatCCTCTCCCTGCTAGATATGGCCTATGTAACTACCACCATGCCCCAGATGTTAGTGCATCTTCTTTCTCTATCTCAGACCATCTCCTTTGCTGGCTGTTGGCTACAGATGTACATGTTTGGTGCCCTGGCCTTGACTGAGTGTTTTTTCCTTGTAGTCATGGCCTATGACAGATACGTGGCCATCTGCTATCCACTGCATTATATTGTCATCCTCAGCTGGGGCCTGTGCACACGACTGTCAGCTGGGACCTGGGCCTGTGGTTTCTTCTTCTCTCTGATCCACACTTTTTTCACCATGAGGCTGCCATACTGTGGGCCCAACAGGGTCAACCACTACTTCTGTGAAGGCCCCTCAGTACGAAATTTGGCTTGCATGGATACACACCTCATTGAAATGGTGGACCTAGTCATCAGTGTTTTCATGGTTGTTGCCCCACTATCCCTCATTGTGGCCTCCTACATCCGTATTGCCCAGGCCATTGTTAAGATCAAGTCCATGAAGGCCCGCTGCAAGGCTTTCTCCACCTGTGCTTCCCACCTGACTGTGATCACATTCTTCTATGCTCCAGCCACCTACATCTACATGAGGCCCAATGCAAGCTATTCCCCTGAGCAAGACAAGCAGGTATCACTCTTTTATAATGTCTTCACTGCTCTGCTTAATCCTGTGGTCTACAGTCTGAGGAACAAGGACATCAAGGAGGCTTTTCTCAAAGTGATGGGGAAGGGTAGAGTGGCCTGGTGA